One genomic window of Roseobacter ponti includes the following:
- a CDS encoding aldehyde dehydrogenase — MDKKPHYQLFIDGSRSEGSEGQVMTSQNPATGRDWATFACASKADVDRAIGAARRVLNDPVWRDMTQTQRGKLLYRLAGLIEENAQEIGRIETTDSGKLLAETASQSAYVGDYYRYYAGLADKIEGAVLPIDKPDMHVFTRREPIGVVAAIVPWNAQMFLTATKLGPALAAGCAVVLKASETAPAPLFEFARLIEQAGFPPGVVSVITGDAENCAIPLTRHPDVDRIAFTGGPEAARHVVRNSAENFAVTTLELGGKSPVIVFEDADLDGAANGLIAGNFGASGQSCVAGTRGLVHRSVLKAVAEKIEEKMAAVIIGDPLEPDTQIGPLCTAGQITKIEETLAAAVAGGATIRFGGARLQRPGNYMAPTLVECADADTETLKVEMFGPVMSLLAFDSEEEAIAIANNTPFGLGSGVFTQNVARAHRVSARLKAGICWVNTYRAVSPIAPFGGYDQSGYGREAGMEAICDYTRTKTTWISTSDAPMANPFVMR, encoded by the coding sequence ATGGATAAAAAACCGCATTATCAGCTTTTCATAGACGGCAGCCGGAGCGAGGGCTCGGAAGGCCAGGTCATGACATCGCAGAACCCCGCAACAGGGCGGGACTGGGCCACATTCGCCTGCGCCTCAAAGGCAGACGTGGACCGTGCCATAGGTGCGGCTCGGCGTGTGCTGAATGACCCTGTCTGGCGTGACATGACCCAGACGCAAAGAGGAAAACTCCTCTATCGCCTCGCCGGGCTGATCGAAGAGAATGCGCAGGAAATCGGCCGGATCGAGACGACCGACAGCGGTAAACTGCTGGCGGAGACGGCCAGCCAGTCGGCCTATGTCGGCGATTACTATCGCTATTACGCCGGTCTGGCTGACAAGATCGAGGGTGCCGTGCTGCCCATCGATAAACCGGACATGCACGTTTTTACGCGACGCGAGCCGATCGGTGTGGTGGCCGCGATTGTGCCCTGGAATGCCCAGATGTTCCTGACAGCGACAAAGCTCGGACCGGCGCTTGCGGCGGGCTGCGCGGTGGTGTTGAAAGCCTCCGAAACTGCTCCCGCGCCGCTGTTCGAATTCGCGCGGCTGATTGAACAGGCAGGCTTCCCGCCGGGCGTTGTCTCTGTGATTACAGGTGACGCTGAAAACTGTGCTATCCCGCTGACACGCCATCCCGATGTCGATCGTATCGCCTTTACCGGCGGTCCGGAAGCTGCGCGGCATGTGGTGCGCAATTCAGCGGAGAACTTCGCGGTCACCACACTGGAACTGGGTGGCAAGTCGCCCGTTATCGTCTTTGAGGATGCAGATCTTGACGGGGCGGCCAACGGTCTGATCGCGGGCAATTTCGGCGCGTCGGGGCAAAGCTGTGTTGCCGGTACACGGGGCCTCGTGCATCGCTCCGTGCTCAAAGCCGTCGCCGAGAAAATCGAAGAAAAGATGGCGGCGGTGATAATTGGTGATCCTCTTGAGCCCGACACTCAGATCGGTCCGCTGTGCACGGCCGGTCAGATCACGAAAATTGAGGAAACGCTTGCCGCTGCCGTCGCCGGTGGCGCGACGATACGGTTTGGCGGCGCGCGGCTGCAGCGGCCCGGCAATTACATGGCGCCGACACTTGTGGAATGTGCCGATGCAGACACCGAAACGCTGAAAGTTGAGATGTTCGGGCCTGTCATGTCGCTCCTGGCCTTTGACTCCGAGGAAGAAGCGATTGCGATAGCCAACAACACGCCCTTTGGCCTCGGCTCCGGTGTATTTACTCAAAACGTGGCCCGTGCGCACCGGGTATCGGCGCGGCTGAAGGCAGGGATATGCTGGGTCAACACTTACCGCGCAGTATCCCCGATTGCGCCGTTCGGTGGCTACGACCAGTCCGGATACGGTCGGGAGGCCGGCATGGAAGCGATCTGTGATTACACGCGCACCAAGACGACGTGGATCAGCACGTCAGACGCACCGATGGCCAATCCGTTTGTTATGCGCTGA
- a CDS encoding LLM class flavin-dependent oxidoreductase translates to MEFSLFAHMELLTPDQPHAQLNEELLALCRMADEGGMRAVWTGEHHGMEFTIAPNPLMSLVNIAAHTKNVRLGTGTVIAPFWHPIKLAGEAAAADLMTGGRIELGIARGAYSYEYERLMPGMDAWEAGQRMRETASLLPKLWAGDCAHEGEFYSFPATTAVPGPVQDGGPPIWIAARDPNSHEFGVRNGFNIQVTPLWQGLQEIETLMGRFNQACAGYDGPRPKIMLLHHSYVGSDAEDVAQAARELSRFYCHFGAWFQNKRPVEKGLIAPLSDEEMASNTMMAPENMARDLTIGTADEIIEKIRKYEDLGYDEYAFWIDSGMSFERKRASLGRFINDVMPAFR, encoded by the coding sequence ATGGAGTTTTCACTCTTTGCGCATATGGAACTCCTGACACCGGACCAGCCGCACGCTCAACTCAACGAAGAACTGCTTGCCCTGTGCAGAATGGCCGATGAAGGAGGGATGCGCGCGGTCTGGACAGGTGAGCACCACGGGATGGAATTCACGATCGCGCCCAATCCCCTGATGTCGCTGGTTAATATCGCCGCCCACACAAAGAACGTCAGACTGGGAACGGGGACGGTCATCGCGCCGTTCTGGCATCCGATCAAACTGGCAGGTGAAGCCGCAGCAGCCGATCTTATGACCGGCGGACGGATTGAGCTTGGCATTGCAAGGGGAGCATATTCTTACGAATACGAGCGACTGATGCCGGGTATGGATGCCTGGGAGGCCGGTCAGAGAATGCGGGAAACCGCGTCTTTGCTGCCGAAACTCTGGGCCGGAGACTGTGCACATGAAGGGGAGTTTTACAGCTTTCCCGCCACGACGGCGGTGCCCGGACCCGTGCAGGACGGTGGCCCGCCGATCTGGATTGCAGCGAGGGACCCGAACAGTCACGAATTCGGCGTCAGGAACGGCTTCAATATTCAGGTGACGCCCCTTTGGCAGGGCCTGCAGGAAATTGAAACGCTGATGGGCCGTTTCAATCAAGCATGCGCCGGATATGACGGGCCGCGCCCGAAGATCATGCTGTTGCATCATAGCTATGTCGGCTCCGACGCCGAGGATGTCGCACAGGCCGCGCGTGAGTTATCACGCTTTTACTGTCATTTCGGAGCATGGTTTCAGAACAAGCGCCCAGTCGAAAAAGGTCTGATCGCACCGCTGTCTGATGAAGAGATGGCGTCCAACACGATGATGGCACCGGAAAATATGGCGCGCGACCTGACCATTGGCACGGCGGATGAAATCATCGAAAAGATCAGAAAATATGAAGATCTCGGGTATGATGAATATGCGTTCTGGATTGACAGCGGCATGAGCTTTGAGCGCAAACGCGCATCGCTCGGGCGGTTTATCAACGACGTCATGCCGGCTTTCAGATGA
- a CDS encoding flavin reductase family protein has product MTGPDKRALRNAFGSYMTGVTVVTTRTTDGTPVGFTANSFTSVSLDPPLLLVCPGRFLSSFDSFSTCSHFAVNILSEGQEEVANTFAGYKGDRFARVQCVPDEMGSPLIHGALAQFSCSTHQSLDAGDHQILIGRIRSFEHFEGRGLGYAGGRFFSLGLERSALGHAGSTTVSGAIVTCGDGVLLEKTDAGYRPPQIPVPDSSRLRRDLVDSLSERGLHIDLGPAYSVFDDGKTWSSYFIASASKPYTGSLEVHPVPDIPNLPFASKPVHDMMNRFAVESQTRSFGFYLGGADRGDIHHLPERT; this is encoded by the coding sequence ATGACCGGGCCTGATAAACGCGCCCTGCGCAATGCCTTTGGCAGCTACATGACCGGTGTCACCGTCGTGACGACCAGGACTACCGACGGAACACCGGTTGGCTTTACGGCGAATTCATTCACATCCGTCTCGCTTGATCCGCCCCTGCTGCTTGTCTGCCCCGGCCGGTTTCTGTCGAGCTTCGACAGCTTTTCGACCTGCTCGCATTTTGCGGTGAATATCCTTTCCGAGGGCCAGGAAGAGGTGGCGAACACCTTCGCCGGTTACAAAGGCGATCGTTTTGCCCGGGTGCAGTGCGTCCCCGATGAGATGGGCAGCCCTTTGATCCACGGTGCCCTTGCGCAGTTTTCCTGCAGTACGCACCAGTCCCTCGACGCGGGAGATCACCAGATTCTCATCGGCAGGATCCGCAGCTTTGAGCACTTTGAAGGCCGGGGGCTTGGCTATGCCGGAGGGCGGTTTTTCAGCCTCGGTCTGGAACGATCCGCGCTCGGGCATGCAGGCAGCACAACAGTCTCCGGTGCTATCGTAACCTGTGGCGACGGCGTATTGCTCGAAAAGACCGATGCCGGATATCGCCCCCCTCAGATACCTGTCCCGGACAGCAGTCGCCTGCGAAGAGACCTGGTCGACAGCCTTTCAGAACGCGGCCTGCACATCGACCTCGGGCCCGCCTATTCGGTGTTCGACGACGGTAAAACCTGGTCGTCATACTTCATCGCGTCGGCATCAAAGCCTTACACCGGCAGCCTTGAAGTGCATCCGGTCCCGGACATACCGAACCTGCCTTTCGCCTCAAAACCCGTTCACGACATGATGAACCGTTTCGCTGTAGAATCGCAGACCCGCAGCTTCGGGTTTTACCTTGGCGGTGCTGACCGCGGCGACATTCATCATTTACCAGAAAGGACCTGA
- a CDS encoding alpha/beta fold hydrolase, translating to MTSTTLRRSEIAGLATTRTGTGRPVLLLHGVGLRAEAWQKQFDALAGCGQVIAPDMPGHGLSPCPTGEMALADYTAAMRGVLEELPGRALVIGHSMGAMIALSLASAAPEKVCGVAALNAVFERSPAAAKAVQARAADLDGKTVPDPAATLQRWFGDDLSPERSACRTWLQEVDPAGYKQAYTAFARADAPTRASLTAIKCPARFITGSLEPNSTPEMSRAMADLTPGGRAIIIKGAAHMMPLTHPEAVNAALRALAQEAPA from the coding sequence ATGACCTCGACAACCCTGCGTCGGTCTGAGATCGCAGGCCTTGCCACGACCCGGACCGGCACAGGGCGGCCGGTCCTGCTTCTGCATGGCGTGGGCCTGCGGGCCGAAGCATGGCAAAAGCAGTTTGACGCCCTCGCAGGCTGCGGTCAGGTGATTGCACCCGATATGCCCGGCCACGGTCTCAGCCCCTGCCCGACCGGTGAGATGGCGCTCGCGGATTACACCGCTGCGATGCGCGGCGTCCTTGAAGAGCTGCCCGGGCGCGCGCTGGTTATCGGTCATTCCATGGGGGCGATGATCGCGCTGTCTCTGGCCAGTGCTGCCCCGGAAAAAGTCTGTGGGGTCGCTGCGCTGAATGCCGTTTTCGAGCGCAGCCCCGCGGCCGCAAAAGCAGTCCAGGCGCGCGCCGCGGACCTTGACGGAAAAACAGTGCCCGATCCTGCGGCCACCCTTCAGCGCTGGTTCGGAGATGACCTGTCACCTGAGCGGTCAGCCTGCAGGACATGGCTGCAGGAAGTGGACCCGGCGGGATATAAACAGGCCTATACGGCCTTTGCCCGTGCAGACGCGCCGACCCGCGCGTCACTGACCGCGATAAAATGCCCCGCGCGGTTTATCACCGGTTCGCTTGAGCCGAATTCCACGCCGGAGATGTCCCGTGCGATGGCCGACCTGACGCCTGGCGGACGGGCCATCATTATCAAGGGCGCGGCGCATATGATGCCGCTGACCCATCCGGAGGCTGTGAATGCGGCACTGCGCGCGCTTGCACAGGAGGCACCGGCATGA
- a CDS encoding amino acid synthesis family protein, giving the protein MTPDIRKIVTYDEEVFIEGFRAAKTPWRMFAVAAVLRNPWAGRYVEDLTPEIRAYGPVLGSMMADRMIALAGSGAQIEAYGKAAVVGLDGEIEHASGLIHTLRFGNFYREAVAAKSYLAFTNTRGPANAPILVPLMDKNDAGRRSHYLTIQFAVPDAPRDDEVVVVLGAALSGRPHHRIGDRYQDLKDLGHDLDNPASV; this is encoded by the coding sequence ATGACGCCCGACATCCGGAAAATCGTGACCTATGACGAAGAGGTCTTCATCGAAGGGTTCCGCGCTGCGAAAACGCCATGGCGCATGTTTGCCGTGGCGGCCGTGCTGCGAAACCCCTGGGCAGGCCGTTATGTCGAAGACCTGACGCCTGAGATCCGCGCCTATGGTCCGGTTCTCGGCAGTATGATGGCGGACAGGATGATCGCTCTTGCGGGCAGCGGCGCGCAGATCGAAGCGTACGGAAAGGCCGCCGTGGTCGGACTGGACGGCGAGATAGAGCATGCGTCCGGGCTGATCCACACTCTGCGGTTCGGCAATTTTTATCGGGAAGCCGTCGCGGCGAAATCCTATCTTGCTTTTACCAACACCCGCGGCCCGGCCAACGCGCCGATCCTGGTTCCGTTGATGGACAAGAACGACGCTGGCCGGCGCTCGCATTATCTGACGATCCAGTTCGCCGTCCCTGATGCGCCGCGCGATGACGAGGTGGTCGTTGTCCTCGGCGCGGCGCTGTCCGGCAGACCGCATCACCGTATCGGAGACCGCTATCAGGACCTGAAGGATCTGGGCCATGACCTCGACAACCCTGCGTCGGTCTGA
- a CDS encoding LysR family transcriptional regulator, with the protein MRKNLPPLTWLRSFEAAARNLSFTAAAEEIGLTQSAVSQQVKSLETRLRVPLFVRHARGLALTDAGRRLLPEVGVPLQALAVAMDGADAGPDKGLLTIAASVSVVQWVIAPLLPDFTRHHLSLRLRFLSAIWPDDFQSARADLEIRFGSLRQAGENAELLLPNRLVALKSPALSGALEDLPLIEAVGTSGGWQTWAKEVGDTRPPSFYTDTYGMALQLAVHGSGVALVSELLAGHALKSGLLEPAHPASVAADEGYYLSVTPDKPEAGRFRDWLLEKLTT; encoded by the coding sequence GTGAGAAAAAACCTTCCCCCGCTGACCTGGCTGCGCTCATTCGAAGCTGCGGCGCGGAACCTGAGTTTTACCGCTGCCGCCGAAGAGATCGGACTGACACAGTCCGCCGTCAGCCAGCAGGTGAAATCGCTTGAAACACGGCTCAGAGTGCCGCTTTTTGTGCGCCATGCCCGGGGGCTCGCACTGACCGATGCGGGACGCCGCCTGTTGCCGGAAGTGGGCGTGCCGCTGCAGGCGCTGGCCGTGGCGATGGACGGGGCTGATGCAGGGCCGGATAAGGGGCTGCTGACCATCGCGGCTTCTGTAAGCGTGGTGCAATGGGTCATCGCGCCCCTGCTGCCGGATTTCACGCGGCATCACCTGTCGCTCAGGCTCAGGTTTCTCAGTGCGATCTGGCCTGATGATTTTCAGTCGGCCCGTGCTGATCTGGAAATCCGCTTCGGGTCACTCAGGCAGGCCGGAGAAAACGCCGAACTTCTGCTGCCCAACCGGCTTGTTGCGCTGAAATCACCCGCGCTAAGCGGTGCGCTGGAAGATCTTCCCCTGATTGAGGCGGTTGGCACGTCGGGCGGCTGGCAAACCTGGGCAAAAGAAGTCGGAGACACCAGGCCTCCGTCTTTTTACACCGATACATACGGCATGGCTTTGCAGCTGGCGGTGCACGGCAGCGGTGTGGCGCTGGTGAGCGAACTGCTGGCGGGTCATGCTCTGAAGTCGGGACTTCTTGAGCCAGCGCATCCCGCGTCTGTTGCCGCCGACGAGGGCTATTACCTGTCGGTTACCCCAGATAAGCCGGAAGCCGGTCGGTTTCGTGACTGGTTGCTCGAAAAGCTGACCACCTGA
- the rpsJ gene encoding 30S ribosomal protein S10, which translates to MAAQSQNIRIRLKAFDYRVLDASTQEIVNTAKRTGASVRGPIPLPNKIEKFTVLRGPHVDKKSRDQFEIRTHKRLLDIVDPTPQTVDALMKLDLAAGVDVEIKLQS; encoded by the coding sequence ATGGCCGCACAAAGCCAAAACATCCGCATCCGCCTCAAGGCGTTTGACTACCGTGTGCTGGATGCTTCCACACAAGAAATCGTCAACACAGCAAAGCGCACAGGTGCTTCCGTTCGCGGCCCGATCCCGCTGCCGAACAAAATCGAGAAGTTCACCGTTCTGCGTGGCCCCCACGTTGACAAGAAATCCCGTGACCAGTTCGAGATCCGCACGCACAAGCGTCTGCTGGATATCGTTGATCCGACCCCCCAGACCGTGGACGCGCTTATGAAGCTCGACCTCGCCGCTGGTGTGGACGTCGAGATCAAACTGCAATCATAA
- the rplC gene encoding 50S ribosomal protein L3, with amino-acid sequence MLRSGVIAKKVGMTRLFMEDGKQIPVTVLQLDKLQVVAQRTSDKDGYSAVQLGAGSAKAKRTSQAMRGHFAAAKVEPKRKVAEFRVDEANLIGVGEEITANHYFEGQFVDVAGTSIGKGFAGAMKRHNFGGLRATHGVSISHRSHGSTGQCQDPGKVFKGKKMAGHMGAARVTTQNLQVIRTDADRGLIMVKGAVPGSKGGWVTVKDAVKKPFPENAILPAALKSDAEAAAKAAEEAAAAAAAEAEAEAKRLAEEQAAQEAEQLKAAEAEIEAEKSDDAPAADEDKKEGDA; translated from the coding sequence ATGTTGCGCTCAGGCGTTATTGCAAAAAAAGTCGGTATGACCCGGCTCTTCATGGAAGACGGCAAGCAGATCCCTGTGACCGTTCTTCAGCTCGACAAGCTGCAGGTTGTGGCCCAGCGGACGTCCGACAAAGACGGCTATTCGGCTGTTCAGCTCGGCGCCGGTTCGGCCAAAGCCAAACGGACATCTCAGGCCATGCGCGGTCACTTTGCAGCGGCAAAGGTAGAACCCAAGCGCAAGGTTGCGGAGTTCCGTGTGGATGAGGCAAACCTCATCGGCGTGGGTGAGGAAATCACCGCGAACCATTACTTTGAAGGTCAGTTCGTCGATGTGGCCGGCACCTCCATCGGTAAAGGTTTTGCCGGTGCGATGAAGCGGCACAACTTCGGTGGTCTGCGCGCGACACACGGTGTGTCCATCTCGCACCGTTCGCACGGCTCCACCGGCCAGTGTCAGGATCCGGGCAAGGTTTTCAAAGGCAAAAAGATGGCCGGTCACATGGGTGCTGCCCGTGTCACCACGCAGAACCTGCAGGTTATCCGCACAGATGCCGACCGTGGTCTGATCATGGTCAAGGGCGCTGTTCCGGGCTCCAAAGGCGGCTGGGTCACAGTCAAGGATGCGGTGAAAAAGCCGTTCCCCGAGAATGCGATCCTGCCGGCGGCGCTGAAATCCGATGCCGAGGCCGCGGCGAAGGCCGCTGAAGAAGCCGCTGCAGCAGCAGCCGCAGAGGCCGAAGCAGAAGCCAAGCGTCTGGCAGAAGAGCAGGCGGCTCAGGAAGCCGAACAGCTTAAAGCTGCAGAAGCCGAGATCGAAGCTGAAAAGTCCGATGACGCACCAGCTGCGGACGAAGACAAGAAAGAAGGTGACGCATGA
- the rplD gene encoding 50S ribosomal protein L4, translated as MKLDVIKLDGGKAGSVDLDEALFGLEPRADILHRVVRWQRNNAQAGTHKVKTRKEVSYSTKKIYRQKGTGGARHGARSAPIFRGGGVYKGPVVRSHGHELTKKFRKLGLCHALSAKLKAGELVIIDDATSDGKTAALAKQVKNLGWKRALVIDGASVNENFAQAARNIDGLDILPTMGANVYDILKRDTLVITKAGVEALEARLK; from the coding sequence ATGAAACTCGATGTCATCAAACTCGACGGCGGCAAAGCCGGATCGGTAGACCTGGACGAGGCGCTCTTTGGCCTCGAGCCGCGCGCCGACATCCTGCACCGTGTCGTGCGTTGGCAGCGTAACAACGCACAGGCCGGCACACACAAGGTCAAGACGCGGAAAGAAGTGAGCTACTCCACCAAAAAGATCTATCGCCAGAAGGGCACCGGTGGCGCACGCCACGGCGCGCGCTCTGCACCGATCTTCCGCGGTGGTGGTGTTTACAAAGGCCCGGTTGTGCGCAGCCACGGCCATGAGCTGACCAAGAAGTTCCGCAAGCTGGGTCTGTGCCACGCGCTTTCCGCCAAGCTGAAAGCAGGCGAGCTCGTGATCATTGACGACGCAACATCCGACGGCAAAACCGCAGCCCTGGCCAAACAGGTTAAAAACCTCGGCTGGAAACGCGCGCTGGTCATTGATGGTGCCTCTGTGAATGAGAACTTTGCTCAGGCAGCCCGCAACATCGACGGGCTGGATATCCTGCCGACGATGGGCGCAAACGTATATGATATCCTCAAGCGTGACACTCTTGTGATCACAAAAGCGGGTGTCGAAGCACTGGAGGCCCGGTTGAAATGA
- a CDS encoding 50S ribosomal protein L23: protein MNAKAEHYDVIRKPIITEKATMSSENGAVVFEVAMDSNKPQIKEAIEALFGVKVKAVNTTITKGKVKRFRGQLGKRKDVKKAYVTLEAGNTIDVSTGL, encoded by the coding sequence ATGAATGCCAAGGCAGAACATTACGACGTGATCCGCAAGCCGATCATCACAGAGAAAGCAACCATGTCGTCCGAGAACGGCGCGGTGGTTTTCGAAGTGGCGATGGACAGCAACAAACCCCAGATCAAGGAGGCTATCGAGGCGCTCTTTGGTGTGAAGGTCAAAGCGGTCAACACCACAATCACCAAAGGTAAAGTGAAGCGTTTCCGCGGCCAGCTCGGCAAGCGGAAAGACGTGAAGAAAGCCTATGTGACGCTGGAAGCCGGCAACACGATCGACGTGTCCACCGGGCTCTGA
- a CDS encoding DUF533 domain-containing protein has translation MSFVKALAAVAMGFAAAKGMDKYKEMGGMAGMQDALKGAGNSDMASQLGQLADRFGIPGGSDQVKSLLSQMGKTTADASEAGAAGLAGLMASMQGAAEAGSKHSADLMQTMFAGTPAADAMEEQAKLMIRAMIQAAKADGEIDQAEQAAILDRLGDISDEERAFVQAELSKPSDLHGLVQDAGTTGREQIYATSVAAIRVDNTAETAYLRQLASGLGLSDAQRDAIHARMGVPPLSA, from the coding sequence ATGAGCTTTGTAAAAGCACTTGCAGCCGTTGCGATGGGGTTCGCCGCAGCCAAGGGAATGGACAAGTATAAAGAGATGGGCGGCATGGCCGGGATGCAGGATGCGCTCAAGGGTGCCGGCAACAGCGACATGGCCAGTCAGCTTGGACAACTGGCAGACAGATTCGGCATTCCGGGTGGCTCAGACCAGGTGAAGTCACTGCTGAGCCAGATGGGAAAAACCACCGCTGATGCCAGCGAAGCAGGGGCAGCCGGCCTCGCCGGGCTGATGGCCAGCATGCAGGGTGCTGCGGAGGCTGGCAGCAAACACAGCGCCGATCTGATGCAGACGATGTTCGCCGGAACACCGGCAGCGGATGCCATGGAAGAACAGGCAAAGCTGATGATCCGGGCGATGATCCAGGCCGCGAAAGCCGACGGAGAGATCGACCAGGCCGAACAGGCCGCGATCCTTGACAGGCTCGGAGACATCAGCGATGAGGAGCGCGCCTTTGTTCAGGCCGAGCTCAGCAAACCCTCTGACCTGCACGGGCTGGTGCAGGACGCGGGCACCACCGGGCGCGAGCAGATCTATGCCACCTCCGTTGCGGCGATCCGCGTAGATAATACCGCCGAAACCGCGTACCTCAGACAGCTTGCGAGTGGTCTCGGGCTGAGTGACGCTCAGCGCGATGCGATCCATGCACGCATGGGTGTGCCGCCGCTGAGCGCCTGA
- the rplB gene encoding 50S ribosomal protein L2: protein MALKSYKPTTPGQRGLVLIDRSELWKGRPVKALTEGLTKNGGRNNTGRITMRRKGGGAKRLYRIVDFKRNKRDVTAAVLRIEYDPNRTAFIALLKYTDGEQAYILAPQRIAIGDTVVASEKADIKPGNAMPFSGMPIGTIVHNIEMKPGKGGQIARAAGTYAQFVGRDGGYAQIRLSSGELRLVRQECMATVGAVSNPDNSNQNYGKAGRMRHKGIRPSVRGVVMNPIDHPHGGGEGRTSGGRHPVTPWGKPTKGAKTRNKNKASGKLILRSRHAKKKGR from the coding sequence ATGGCACTCAAGTCGTACAAACCGACGACGCCGGGCCAGCGTGGGCTGGTACTGATCGACCGTTCGGAGCTCTGGAAAGGACGCCCGGTCAAAGCCCTCACAGAAGGCCTGACCAAAAATGGCGGACGGAACAACACCGGACGGATCACGATGCGCCGCAAAGGCGGCGGGGCCAAGCGCCTCTACCGGATCGTTGACTTCAAACGGAACAAGCGCGACGTGACCGCAGCGGTCCTGCGCATTGAATATGACCCCAACCGGACAGCCTTTATTGCGCTGCTGAAATACACCGACGGCGAGCAGGCCTATATCCTGGCCCCGCAGCGTATTGCGATCGGTGACACGGTTGTGGCGTCGGAAAAAGCTGACATCAAACCCGGTAACGCGATGCCCTTTTCCGGCATGCCCATCGGTACCATCGTGCACAACATCGAGATGAAGCCCGGAAAGGGCGGTCAGATCGCACGTGCCGCCGGCACCTATGCCCAGTTCGTAGGCCGTGATGGCGGTTATGCTCAGATCCGTTTGAGCTCGGGCGAACTGCGTCTGGTGCGTCAGGAATGCATGGCCACCGTTGGTGCGGTCAGCAACCCCGACAATTCCAACCAGAACTATGGTAAAGCCGGCCGCATGCGCCACAAGGGCATCCGCCCGTCTGTGCGTGGTGTCGTGATGAACCCGATCGATCACCCGCACGGTGGTGGTGAAGGCCGTACATCCGGTGGTCGCCACCCGGTGACCCCATGGGGCAAACCGACAAAGGGTGCCAAGACCCGCAACAAGAACAAAGCGTCCGGCAAGCTCATTCTGCGCTCGCGTCACGCCAAGAAGAAGGGGCGTTAA
- the rpsS gene encoding 30S ribosomal protein S19: MSRSVWKGPFVDSYVLKKAEASRESGRNEVIKIWSRRSTILPQFVGLTFGVYNGHKHIPVNVSEDMIGQKFGEYSPTRTYYGHAADKKAKRK, from the coding sequence ATGTCTCGTTCAGTATGGAAAGGTCCTTTTGTCGACAGCTACGTGTTGAAAAAGGCTGAAGCGTCCCGCGAGAGCGGTCGCAACGAAGTGATCAAGATCTGGTCGCGCCGCTCGACAATTCTGCCCCAGTTCGTGGGTCTGACGTTCGGCGTGTACAACGGTCACAAGCACATCCCTGTCAACGTCAGCGAAGACATGATCGGTCAGAAGTTCGGTGAGTATTCGCCGACACGGACCTACTACGGTCATGCCGCAGACAAAAAAGCGAAGCGGAAATAA
- the rplV gene encoding 50S ribosomal protein L22: MSKDKNPRRVADNEAMAKLRMLRTSPQKLNLVAGLIRGKKVEQALTDLTFSKKRIAQDVKKCLQSAIANAENNHNLDVDELVVAEAYVGKNLTMKRGRPRARGRFGKIIKPFSEITIKVRQVEEQA; the protein is encoded by the coding sequence ATGAGCAAGGATAAAAATCCCCGCCGCGTGGCCGACAACGAAGCAATGGCAAAACTGCGCATGCTGCGTACGTCCCCGCAGAAACTGAACCTTGTCGCCGGTCTGATCCGTGGCAAGAAAGTGGAGCAGGCCCTGACGGACCTGACGTTCTCCAAAAAGCGCATCGCACAGGACGTGAAGAAATGTCTTCAGTCTGCGATTGCGAACGCGGAAAACAACCACAACCTCGACGTCGACGAACTGGTTGTCGCCGAAGCCTATGTCGGCAAGAACCTGACAATGAAGCGTGGTCGTCCGCGTGCCCGTGGCCGGTTCGGCAAAATCATCAAGCCGTTCTCGGAAATAACGATCAAAGTGCGTCAAGTTGAGGAGCAAGCCTGA